A single region of the Psychrobacter alimentarius genome encodes:
- the ompR gene encoding osmolarity response regulator transcription factor OmpR, whose protein sequence is MTDNNSPDTLTQRILVVDDDARLRSLLQRFLEDDGFVVRTAHDGSQMDKLMQRELFSLVVLDLMLPGEDGINICKRLRENNGDIPIIMLTAKGGDADRIAGLEAGADDYLPKPFNPKELLARIKAVLRRQNRELPGAPSHQLEVVEFGPWTLDLSTRTLKRDGNVVTLTTGEFSVLKALVQHPREPLTRDKLMNLARGREWGAMERSIDVQVSRLRRLIEDNPSQARYIQTVWGVGYVFVPDEAEIETIKSE, encoded by the coding sequence ATGACTGACAACAATAGCCCTGACACTTTAACTCAGCGCATTCTAGTGGTTGATGACGATGCCCGCTTGCGCTCTTTGTTACAACGTTTTCTAGAAGACGATGGTTTTGTCGTACGTACGGCGCATGATGGCAGTCAGATGGACAAACTGATGCAGCGTGAGCTTTTTTCACTGGTGGTATTGGATTTGATGTTGCCAGGCGAAGACGGTATCAATATCTGTAAGCGCCTGCGTGAAAACAATGGCGATATCCCCATTATTATGCTGACAGCCAAAGGTGGCGATGCCGATCGTATCGCTGGCCTTGAAGCAGGTGCGGACGATTACCTGCCTAAGCCGTTTAACCCAAAAGAGCTACTGGCTCGTATCAAAGCGGTATTGCGCCGTCAGAATCGTGAGCTACCTGGTGCGCCAAGCCATCAGCTTGAAGTTGTTGAGTTTGGTCCATGGACGCTTGATCTCTCCACGCGTACACTCAAACGTGATGGCAATGTAGTTACGTTAACAACCGGTGAGTTTTCGGTATTAAAGGCCTTGGTTCAGCATCCACGTGAGCCATTGACTCGTGACAAACTGATGAATTTGGCCCGTGGTCGCGAATGGGGTGCCATGGAACGCTCAATCGATGTACAAGTATCACGCCTACGTCGTCTGATTGAAGACAACCCTTCACAAGCGCGCTATATCCAAACCGTATGGGGTGTGGGTTATGTATTTGTTCCTGATGAAGCCGAAATTGAAACCATCAAAAGTGAATAG
- the ubiG gene encoding bifunctional 2-polyprenyl-6-hydroxyphenol methylase/3-demethylubiquinol 3-O-methyltransferase UbiG, producing MGSAIPSSNEHADSNLNDTATSTINVDPSEVEKFNKLASEWWSNTGAFATLHEINPLRLNWIEENVKRGYQSKDLNKSNEAPHALNKTAETGLSGKKVLDVGCGGGILSESMARRGADVTGIDLGTENLKAAALHAEQSGLENTLRYQHIPVEDLAKTHAGQFDVVTCMEMLEHVPNPSSIVQACFELLAPGGVCVLSTINRNPKSYLFAIVGAEYVLRLLDRGTHDYAKFITPAELDKMAINTGFTRQDIIGLHYNPLTKRYWLAQNVDVNYMIAVQKPVA from the coding sequence ATGGGTTCAGCTATTCCTTCTTCAAATGAGCACGCAGACAGCAATCTCAATGACACAGCGACTAGTACTATCAATGTAGATCCTAGTGAAGTAGAAAAATTCAATAAATTGGCCAGTGAATGGTGGAGCAACACGGGTGCTTTTGCCACCTTACATGAGATCAATCCGCTACGTTTGAACTGGATAGAAGAAAACGTTAAGCGTGGTTATCAAAGCAAAGATCTCAATAAAAGCAATGAAGCGCCTCACGCCCTGAATAAAACGGCTGAGACAGGGCTTAGTGGTAAAAAAGTGCTGGATGTCGGTTGTGGCGGTGGTATATTGTCAGAATCGATGGCGCGTCGCGGTGCTGATGTTACAGGAATTGATTTGGGTACCGAAAATCTAAAAGCGGCAGCACTGCATGCCGAGCAAAGCGGTTTAGAAAATACCTTACGCTACCAGCATATTCCAGTAGAAGACTTAGCAAAAACGCATGCAGGTCAGTTTGATGTGGTGACTTGTATGGAGATGCTGGAGCATGTGCCTAATCCAAGCTCGATTGTGCAGGCGTGTTTTGAATTGCTGGCGCCAGGCGGTGTGTGCGTACTATCAACAATCAATCGCAATCCTAAATCTTATTTATTTGCCATCGTTGGCGCAGAGTATGTATTACGCTTGCTTGATCGCGGTACGCATGACTATGCCAAATTCATCACCCCTGCTGAGCTTGATAAAATGGCAATCAATACCGGTTTTACGCGCCAAGACATCATTGGTTTGCATTACAATCCATTGACCAAACGCTACTGGCTGGCACAAAACGTCGATGTCAATTATATGATTGCCGTACAAAAACCCGTTGCTTAA
- a CDS encoding saccharopine dehydrogenase family protein, with product MSNNMDTTKTTSETATENRPYAVVLYGATSFVGKITAHYLTNFLSNAKDKNGANVTWAIAGRDEEKLNKLQSELESPVDIIIANSNDASSLNEMTKQTQVIISTVGPYLKYGEPLIKSCAENGTDYVDLTGEAIFIKDMMDKYQDAAKQSGARIVNSCGFDSIPSDLGVYFTQTKAEETFGEACDVVHMRVKAAKGGLSGGTIASMATIFEEVGQDPSRRKQVANPYLLNNDEAAPSVRQTNINKPEYDDEHKRWLAPFVMASINTRIVHRTNQLLDYEYGRDFKYDEAMWMKDGVKGQLSSYAMSAGLFGFATAMMIKPSREFLSKHVLPKSGSGPSKEEQDDGYFDIRFFGQTAKNDTIQTKVTGDKDPGYGSTSQMLSQAALCLAQDISKDDVGGGFWTPTSAMGDKLLTRLEEHAGLSFEVIND from the coding sequence ATGAGCAACAATATGGATACGACAAAAACCACATCAGAAACCGCGACAGAGAACCGTCCCTATGCGGTGGTTCTGTATGGGGCAACCAGCTTCGTTGGCAAGATAACCGCGCACTACTTAACCAATTTTCTATCAAACGCCAAAGACAAGAATGGCGCGAATGTCACTTGGGCGATCGCAGGTCGTGATGAGGAAAAACTCAATAAATTGCAGTCTGAACTTGAAAGTCCAGTCGACATCATTATTGCAAACAGTAATGATGCAAGCAGCCTAAATGAGATGACCAAACAAACCCAAGTCATTATCTCAACGGTTGGCCCTTATCTGAAATATGGTGAGCCTCTGATTAAATCTTGTGCTGAGAATGGTACCGACTACGTTGACCTTACTGGCGAAGCCATTTTTATTAAAGACATGATGGATAAGTATCAAGATGCTGCTAAGCAAAGTGGCGCTCGTATTGTCAACTCCTGTGGCTTTGATTCGATACCATCAGATTTGGGCGTTTACTTTACCCAAACCAAAGCAGAAGAAACGTTTGGCGAAGCTTGTGACGTGGTACATATGAGGGTAAAAGCAGCCAAAGGTGGTTTGTCAGGCGGTACCATTGCTTCAATGGCCACTATTTTTGAAGAAGTTGGACAGGATCCTTCACGTCGCAAACAAGTGGCAAATCCTTATTTGCTTAATAACGATGAAGCAGCACCAAGCGTGCGTCAAACCAATATTAACAAACCAGAATATGACGATGAGCACAAACGCTGGCTAGCGCCTTTTGTTATGGCGAGCATCAATACTCGTATCGTTCATCGTACCAACCAGCTACTCGACTATGAGTATGGTCGCGACTTTAAGTACGACGAAGCAATGTGGATGAAAGATGGCGTCAAAGGGCAACTATCAAGCTACGCCATGAGTGCTGGCCTGTTTGGGTTTGCCACAGCCATGATGATAAAACCAAGCCGTGAGTTTTTATCCAAGCATGTGTTACCCAAATCAGGCTCTGGGCCGTCTAAAGAAGAGCAAGACGATGGTTATTTTGATATTCGATTCTTTGGACAAACCGCTAAAAACGATACCATTCAGACCAAAGTGACCGGTGATAAAGATCCAGGTTATGGCAGCACCTCGCAAATGTTGTCACAAGCGGCATTGTGTTTGGCACAAGATATTAGCAAAGACGATGTTGGTGGTGGTTTTTGGACCCCTACTTCTGCCATGGGTGACAAACTGTTGACCCGTTTAGAAGAACATGCAGGTTTGAGTTTTGAAGTGATCAATGACTAG
- a CDS encoding GNAT family N-acetyltransferase: MSNQMSDPTPEIIHNQSANRFETSIDNQTGYISYQERGDALVYDHTIVPQALGGRGIGSALVKQALDYARENDKKVVPQCSFVSAYISKHPEYQDLL; this comes from the coding sequence ATGAGCAACCAAATGTCTGATCCAACACCAGAGATTATCCATAATCAATCAGCAAACCGTTTTGAGACTTCTATCGACAATCAAACGGGTTACATCAGCTATCAAGAACGTGGCGATGCCCTTGTTTATGACCATACCATTGTACCGCAAGCCTTGGGCGGACGCGGTATTGGCTCTGCATTGGTAAAACAAGCTTTAGATTATGCGCGTGAAAATGATAAAAAAGTGGTACCCCAATGCTCGTTTGTATCCGCGTACATCAGCAAACATCCAGAATATCAGGACTTACTATAG
- a CDS encoding CobW family GTP-binding protein, which yields MMNVALKKSTVFQNIPCTLVTGFLGAGKTTVINQLLASKPVDERWALLINEFGRIGIDGSLLASSQDDTVNKNSIAIREVSGGCICCTSQLPLQIAISRLLSDHHPQRLIIEPTGLAHPRELIHQLSAPHWQTALQMQAVIAVLSGAQWQQDKYRTHDGFQAHVKDADVLVINRYTHLSDSDKQTLQAWVTKLNAQVHIIWASAVQAVPNNDSLSTTDIITLNNQLATPSHIIAQQRTININYPQKRSVGLRPPNTVLSPTSRSNSMQANDDNPVSPDIELPYRYHEKQQDMLLAGWRLPAHYVLLADELQEWLLKLPSWQRIKGVVHTSDGWLQINFTPDSLTTSTVASQLDSRLEVILQAGDESDQMDLDDASPVTSAIDWEVRDRELMALVI from the coding sequence ATGATGAATGTTGCTTTGAAAAAATCTACTGTTTTCCAAAACATACCCTGCACTTTAGTGACAGGGTTTTTGGGTGCGGGCAAAACCACGGTTATCAACCAGCTGTTAGCCAGTAAGCCTGTCGATGAGCGCTGGGCATTATTGATCAATGAATTTGGGCGTATTGGCATCGATGGTTCGCTGTTGGCAAGCTCCCAAGACGATACAGTCAATAAGAATAGCATTGCTATTCGTGAGGTCAGTGGCGGTTGTATTTGTTGTACCAGTCAGCTGCCGCTCCAGATTGCCATTAGCCGTCTGCTCAGTGATCATCATCCGCAGCGCCTTATTATTGAACCCACAGGACTTGCTCATCCGCGTGAGCTGATACATCAGCTTAGTGCGCCGCATTGGCAGACCGCTCTACAAATGCAAGCAGTCATCGCAGTGTTGAGCGGTGCGCAATGGCAGCAAGACAAGTATCGTACCCATGACGGCTTTCAAGCTCATGTTAAAGATGCCGATGTCTTGGTAATTAACCGCTATACACACTTGAGTGATAGCGATAAGCAAACACTACAAGCATGGGTAACCAAACTCAATGCGCAGGTACATATTATCTGGGCAAGTGCTGTACAAGCTGTGCCTAACAATGACAGCTTGTCGACTACAGATATAATCACGCTAAATAACCAACTAGCGACGCCCAGCCATATTATCGCGCAGCAGCGCACTATTAATATTAATTATCCTCAAAAACGCTCTGTTGGCTTGCGACCACCGAATACCGTTTTATCGCCTACTTCACGCTCAAATTCTATGCAGGCCAATGATGATAATCCGGTCAGTCCAGATATTGAGCTGCCTTATCGTTATCATGAAAAGCAGCAAGACATGCTATTGGCGGGTTGGCGACTACCAGCACACTATGTATTGCTTGCTGATGAGTTACAAGAATGGTTGTTAAAACTGCCAAGCTGGCAACGTATTAAAGGCGTGGTTCATACTTCTGACGGTTGGTTACAAATCAACTTTACCCCTGACAGTTTGACCACGAGCACTGTTGCCAGTCAATTAGACAGCCGACTTGAGGTTATTTTACAGGCAGGGGATGAAAGCGATCAGATGGACTTGGACGACGCTTCTCCTGTGACGTCTGCTATAGATTGGGAAGTGCGCGACCGAGAATTGATGGCATTAGTGATATAG
- a CDS encoding DUF1328 domain-containing protein yields MFRWAIIFAVVALIASLLGFGGVAGLSANLAYIFLAVAVILFIVAFVGRKM; encoded by the coding sequence ATGTTTCGCTGGGCTATAATTTTTGCAGTGGTTGCGTTGATAGCAAGTTTATTAGGTTTCGGCGGTGTTGCTGGACTATCTGCTAATTTGGCATATATTTTCTTAGCAGTTGCTGTCATTTTGTTCATCGTTGCGTTTGTCGGTCGCAAGATGTAA
- a CDS encoding HAD family hydrolase — protein sequence MTEFVKAVLFDLDGTLIDTAADFVRIIGKMSLENDLQAPPEAEIREQVSAGASAMVKLMLRYNDQLEVSEDALLTFRQQFLDDYEADICVDSCVFAELEEVLTTLEKQSVPWGIVTNKPRYLAELLLQKMALDERCAVLICPDDVSRSKPDPEPMYMALEKLSIPRGAAGCVLYVGDHIRDIEAGKAAGMPTILAAYGYIPPEDQKSLKTWGADYIVDTPKQLNELLLSSGRFEYI from the coding sequence ATGACTGAATTTGTAAAAGCGGTTTTGTTTGATCTTGATGGGACGCTAATCGATACCGCTGCTGATTTTGTCCGTATCATTGGCAAAATGAGTCTCGAAAACGATTTGCAAGCGCCACCTGAAGCAGAAATCCGTGAGCAAGTTTCGGCAGGTGCGTCAGCAATGGTAAAGCTGATGCTAAGGTACAATGATCAACTTGAAGTGAGCGAAGACGCTTTACTGACTTTTCGTCAACAGTTTTTAGATGACTACGAAGCAGATATATGCGTAGATAGTTGCGTGTTTGCTGAGTTAGAAGAGGTCTTGACCACGCTTGAAAAACAAAGCGTGCCATGGGGTATTGTGACCAATAAGCCGCGCTATTTGGCAGAGCTGTTATTGCAAAAGATGGCGTTAGATGAGCGCTGTGCTGTGTTGATCTGCCCTGATGATGTGTCTCGCTCAAAACCTGATCCAGAGCCCATGTATATGGCATTAGAGAAGCTCAGTATTCCTCGCGGTGCTGCTGGCTGTGTACTTTATGTGGGCGATCACATACGTGATATCGAAGCTGGTAAGGCTGCGGGTATGCCGACAATTTTAGCAGCCTATGGTTATATTCCTCCTGAAGATCAAAAAAGCCTAAAAACGTGGGGCGCTGATTATATTGTCGATACACCTAAACAGTTGAATGAGCTGTTACTGTCTTCTGGTCGTTTTGAGTATATATAA
- a CDS encoding Tex family protein, with protein MSSTDTLTPSQTSTNAQVFDATTHANIHDKLARALGIKTAQVNAFVKLYDEGATVPFIARYRKEKTQNLDDAQLRALEKSLNYERDMATRRLKITELLSTQGNLTDELQTRIDNATSKLELEDIYLPYRPRRRSPAAKARAAGLDVAAQAILTQEIAPTDALADYQIQSNVTDDSGQEIEVDFSDIEKQLAGLQAIIVDEWTQALDLLDNLRNGFAKTASIVSTVASEEKREVGEKFKDYFEHSESLQRLPNHRLLAMLRGRQENVLGLKVEGEDAPFIEKIINHFDIDAKAPAARREFLAEAASSLWKDKWRPHIEHRLLTEKRLTAEADAIEVFANNLQHLLMSAPAGRKVILGVDPGIRHGVKMAIVDAQGHVMLNSEDKPVVATVYPFAPDNKIDEAKAVIDELLSTYQVDLVAIGNGTASRETDAMIKEILAANDALKAKAVIVNESGASVYSASELASDELANLDVSVRGAVSIARRLQDPLSELVKVDPKAIGVGQYQHDVNQNQLADSLDKVTQDSVNAVGVDVNTASPAILAHIAGLNKNVAQQIVTYRKEHGAFESREALKNVPRLGVKTFEQAAGFLRVHDGSNPLDATGVHPESYALVDSLLTQTGKALPDLIGNEGVLNTIDTTALAANDDNVSIKAILDELAKPARDPRPEFKTANFRDDVNSIKDLSEGMTLEGVVTNVTAFGCFIDVGVHQDGLVHISQMANDFVADPMNRVKPGDIVSVRVISIDEKRGRIGFSMKPEAEKPTRTATKAAEANSSHDDKATRPRSSRPAADKRPSSSKPRGSRQDNRQEGRQDKSSTNTRGKAAKNESTEVPSKMGTFGALLKEAGVTKTKK; from the coding sequence ATGAGTAGCACTGATACCTTAACGCCATCTCAAACCTCGACAAATGCGCAGGTTTTTGATGCAACCACACACGCGAATATTCACGACAAGCTTGCTCGCGCGCTTGGCATTAAGACTGCTCAAGTCAATGCGTTTGTCAAACTTTACGATGAAGGCGCGACTGTTCCGTTTATTGCCCGTTACCGCAAAGAGAAGACTCAGAATCTTGACGATGCTCAATTACGCGCTTTAGAAAAGTCGCTTAATTATGAGCGCGACATGGCCACTCGTCGCCTTAAGATCACTGAGCTTTTGAGCACGCAGGGTAATTTGACTGACGAGCTACAGACCCGTATTGATAATGCGACGTCTAAGCTTGAGCTTGAAGACATCTACTTGCCATATCGTCCACGTCGTCGTTCGCCAGCTGCCAAAGCAAGAGCTGCGGGCCTTGACGTTGCTGCCCAAGCGATTCTTACTCAAGAAATAGCGCCCACCGATGCTTTGGCCGATTATCAGATTCAGTCAAATGTGACCGATGATAGCGGTCAAGAAATTGAGGTTGATTTCAGTGACATTGAAAAGCAATTGGCTGGTCTGCAAGCCATTATTGTCGATGAATGGACGCAAGCCCTAGATTTGCTGGATAACTTACGTAATGGCTTTGCCAAAACTGCCAGTATCGTCTCGACTGTGGCCAGTGAAGAAAAACGTGAAGTCGGTGAGAAATTCAAAGATTATTTTGAGCATAGTGAAAGCCTTCAGCGTCTACCGAACCACCGTTTATTAGCGATGCTGCGTGGTCGTCAAGAAAACGTACTAGGGTTAAAGGTTGAGGGCGAAGACGCACCTTTCATCGAAAAAATCATCAATCATTTTGATATTGATGCAAAAGCCCCTGCCGCCCGTCGCGAGTTTTTGGCAGAAGCGGCTAGCAGTTTGTGGAAAGACAAATGGCGTCCGCATATTGAGCACCGTCTATTGACTGAAAAGCGTTTGACAGCCGAAGCAGATGCCATTGAAGTGTTTGCGAATAACTTGCAGCATTTATTGATGTCAGCACCTGCTGGCCGCAAAGTGATCTTGGGCGTTGATCCTGGTATCCGTCATGGTGTAAAAATGGCTATTGTTGATGCTCAAGGTCATGTGATGTTGAATAGCGAAGACAAGCCTGTTGTCGCAACCGTCTATCCATTCGCGCCTGATAACAAGATAGATGAAGCCAAAGCAGTCATCGATGAGCTACTAAGCACCTATCAGGTCGACTTGGTTGCTATCGGCAATGGTACTGCCAGTCGCGAAACCGATGCGATGATTAAAGAGATTTTGGCCGCCAATGATGCCCTAAAAGCCAAAGCCGTTATTGTCAATGAGTCAGGTGCCTCTGTCTATTCAGCCAGTGAGCTTGCCAGTGATGAGTTGGCAAATCTAGACGTGTCAGTGCGCGGCGCCGTATCTATCGCTCGTCGTCTACAAGATCCACTATCAGAGCTGGTCAAGGTCGATCCAAAGGCGATTGGCGTGGGTCAGTATCAACATGACGTCAATCAAAACCAATTGGCTGATAGTTTGGACAAAGTCACTCAAGACAGCGTGAATGCGGTCGGCGTTGATGTAAACACGGCCAGTCCTGCTATCTTGGCGCATATTGCTGGTCTGAATAAGAATGTCGCACAGCAAATTGTCACTTACCGCAAAGAACATGGTGCATTTGAGAGCCGTGAAGCGCTAAAAAATGTCCCACGTCTAGGGGTAAAAACCTTTGAGCAAGCGGCAGGATTTTTACGTGTTCATGATGGTAGCAACCCACTAGATGCCACTGGTGTTCATCCAGAAAGCTATGCGTTGGTCGATAGCTTATTGACGCAAACGGGCAAAGCATTACCAGACCTTATTGGTAATGAAGGGGTGCTAAACACCATCGATACCACAGCGCTTGCAGCCAACGATGATAATGTCAGTATAAAAGCCATTCTAGATGAGCTTGCTAAGCCTGCCCGTGACCCACGTCCTGAGTTTAAAACAGCTAACTTCCGTGATGATGTCAATAGCATCAAAGACCTTAGCGAAGGTATGACTCTAGAAGGTGTGGTTACGAATGTCACTGCTTTTGGTTGCTTTATTGATGTTGGCGTGCACCAAGACGGTCTAGTGCATATCTCACAGATGGCCAATGATTTTGTCGCTGATCCTATGAACCGTGTTAAGCCAGGCGATATTGTCTCAGTACGCGTCATTTCTATCGACGAAAAACGCGGTCGCATTGGCTTTAGTATGAAGCCTGAAGCTGAAAAGCCAACTCGCACAGCGACAAAGGCTGCTGAGGCTAACTCAAGTCACGATGATAAAGCTACTCGTCCTCGCAGTAGCCGTCCTGCAGCTGATAAGCGTCCGTCATCGTCAAAACCACGTGGCAGTCGTCAAGACAATCGCCAAGAAGGCCGACAGGACAAGAGCAGTACTAATACGCGTGGTAAAGCTGCTAAAAATGAGAGCACGGAAGTGCCTAGCAAGATGGGTACATTTGGTGCCTTGTTAAAAGAAGCAGGCGTGACGAAAACAAAAAAATAG
- a CDS encoding YciK family oxidoreductase, translated as MSTKIDQSVETQATQSRTEPLTHDAIRNFLPPDNCLDGKTILVTGAGDGIGRVAALTYARYGATVLLLGRTSSKLEYVYDEIESFGGKQPAMLPMNLEGATYAEMQQLEGLINKEVGQLDGILHNAGMLGQLTPLEMYDVDMFAEVMKVNFTATFMLTQALLPLLKDADHGSIVFTSSTVGTHPRAFWGAYALSKQAVEGMSDIFTQETQNTTNLRFNCVNPGGTRTNMRAHAYPGENPMSLKTPEDIMPGYVCLMSDDSIGVRGQVIELQPKD; from the coding sequence ATGAGCACAAAAATTGATCAATCAGTGGAGACGCAAGCCACTCAAAGCCGTACCGAGCCTTTGACTCATGACGCTATCCGTAACTTTTTGCCACCTGATAACTGTTTAGATGGAAAGACTATTCTGGTGACAGGTGCGGGCGATGGTATTGGTCGTGTGGCTGCATTAACTTATGCCCGTTATGGCGCGACCGTTTTGCTACTCGGTCGTACCAGCAGTAAACTTGAATACGTTTATGATGAAATTGAGAGCTTCGGTGGTAAGCAGCCAGCCATGCTCCCGATGAACTTAGAAGGCGCAACCTATGCCGAGATGCAGCAACTAGAAGGACTGATCAATAAAGAAGTTGGTCAGCTGGATGGTATTTTGCATAATGCTGGTATGCTGGGGCAACTGACACCTCTTGAGATGTATGACGTTGATATGTTTGCCGAAGTGATGAAGGTTAACTTTACGGCAACCTTTATGCTCACCCAAGCTTTGCTACCGCTGTTAAAAGACGCCGATCATGGTTCTATCGTCTTTACGTCCAGCACGGTTGGTACGCATCCGCGTGCATTCTGGGGTGCTTATGCGCTCTCAAAACAGGCGGTAGAGGGTATGAGCGATATTTTTACCCAAGAGACGCAAAACACCACCAATCTCAGATTCAATTGTGTCAATCCTGGTGGTACGCGCACCAATATGCGTGCTCATGCTTATCCAGGAGAAAATCCCATGAGCTTAAAAACACCTGAGGACATTATGCCAGGGTATGTCTGTCTGATGAGTGATGACAGTATTGGGGTGCGCGGACAAGTGATTGAGTTACAACCAAAAGACTAG
- a CDS encoding DksA/TraR family C4-type zinc finger protein has product MAGGWSRDGAEHEQMDATVNDALERARRALPTGESAEFCDECGNPIPEARRLAVPGIQHCVSCQTELEQEARAAELFNRRGSKDSQLR; this is encoded by the coding sequence ATGGCAGGTGGCTGGTCAAGAGATGGTGCAGAGCACGAACAAATGGATGCAACCGTTAATGATGCGTTAGAGCGCGCTCGGCGTGCATTGCCAACGGGCGAGAGCGCTGAGTTTTGTGATGAATGCGGCAATCCCATTCCAGAAGCCCGGCGATTGGCAGTGCCAGGTATTCAGCACTGCGTGAGCTGTCAAACTGAGCTTGAGCAAGAGGCAAGGGCGGCGGAGCTATTCAATCGCCGCGGTAGTAAAGACAGTCAACTGCGTTAG
- a CDS encoding 4a-hydroxytetrahydrobiopterin dehydratase, translating to MSSLSDKQIDLQLEDLAGWQRDGNSIVKSYHFGDFIEAMSFMNQAAFHAEALEHHPEWHNVYNVVKVRLTTHDTGGISSLDIRLAKRMEHIIQPKRF from the coding sequence ATGAGCAGTTTATCTGACAAGCAAATCGATTTGCAGCTAGAAGACCTAGCAGGCTGGCAGCGTGATGGCAATAGTATCGTCAAAAGTTATCACTTTGGCGATTTCATCGAAGCCATGAGCTTTATGAATCAAGCTGCTTTTCATGCTGAAGCGCTAGAGCATCACCCTGAATGGCACAATGTTTATAATGTGGTTAAAGTTCGTTTGACCACACATGATACTGGCGGTATCTCAAGTTTGGATATTCGTCTAGCAAAACGTATGGAGCACATTATTCAACCAAAACGGTTTTAG